A region of Drosophila suzukii chromosome 2L, CBGP_Dsuzu_IsoJpt1.0, whole genome shotgun sequence DNA encodes the following proteins:
- the Fam92 gene encoding CBY1-interacting BAR domain-containing protein homolog produces the protein MFRRGKLSFLSTKDDRIKIINERINITERHLMEMCSAFALVTRKMAKYRDSFDELAKNVKSYADDEEINESLSNGLKSFTNAVTIMGDYMDINVHRLEHKIVNELAQFEQLCKSTRDNLRLAVIARDKEVLRQRQMLDLKSKFSANNSAADSELFKAKMEVQRTNKEIDDIIGNFEQRKLRDIKQIISDFILISMKQHTKALEVLSASYYDIGSIDERDDFLEFQKLMKTKEEPTPRKAALKKGLRSQSMDSLEHEHLVSPLKRRQKLSRSTKNLAGAGINHGSRTEPEEETDEQDEEDDDDEDEETDQSGDEEESGTATDDEREPTQPSSQVTPRDNVFGAKIRSGGKEVPTPSNSAGATSAPPKPSRQTVKHPFKAVASTHVRLQKQFHVPQH, from the exons atgtttcgCCGCGGAAAACTATCCTTTTTGAGCACCAAAGACGATCGCATCAAAATAATAAACGAACGGATCAATATTACAGAACGCCATTTAATGGAGATGTGCTCAGCCTTCGCTTTGGTAACAAGAAAGATGGCCAA ATATCGCGACTCCTTCGATGAGTTGGCCAAGAATGTAAAGAGTTATGCAGACGATGAGGAAATCAACGAGAGTCTTTCTAATGGACTTAAGAGCTTTACTAATGCGGTTACCATTATGGGCGATTATATGGACATCAACGTACACCGGTTGGAACATAAG ATTGTCAACGAGCTGGCGCAATTCGAGCAGCTTTGCAAGTCGACCAGGGACAATCTTCGTCTGGCTGTTATAGCTCGGGACAAGGAGGTTCTACGTCAGCGCCAGATGTTGGACTTAAAGTCAAAGTTTTCAGCGAACAAT AGTGCCGCCGATTCGGAGCTTTTCAAGGCCAAAATGGAGGTACAGCGCACCAACAAGGAAATCGACGATATCATCGGGAATTTCGAGCAGCGAAAGTTGCGTGACATAAAGCAGATAATCAGCGACTTTATACTGATCTCCATGAAGCAGCACACCAAAGCTTTGGAGGTGCTGAGCGCAAGTTACTATGACATAGGAAGCATCGATGAGCGCGACGATTTCCTGGAGTTCCAGAAACTGATGAAAACCAAGGAGGAGCCCACGCCTCGCAAGGCGGCCTTAAAGAAGGGCCTGCGCTCCCAATCAATGGATAGTTTGGAGCACGAGCACCTTGTTAGTCCGCTTAAGAGGCGTCAGAAACTATCGAGGAGCACCAAAAATCTGGCAGGAGCGGGAATCAATCACGGCAGTAGGACAGAGCCCGAAGAGGAAACAGATGAGCAGGATGAGGAGGATGATGATGACGAAGACGAG GAAACCGATCAAAGTGgcgatgaggaggaatcagGAACAGCAACAGACGATGAAAGGGAGCCCACCCAGCCGAGCAGCCAGGTCACTCCCCGCGATAATGTCTTTGGGGCCAAGATCCGATCTGGTGGTAAAGAAGTCCCCACGCCCTCGAACAGCGCCGGTGCCACTTCTGCTCCTCCCAAGCCCAGCAGGCAAACGGTCAAACATCCTTTCAAGGCGGTGGCCTCCACCCATGTAAGGCTGCAGAAACAGTTCCATGTGCCTCAGCACTAG
- the LOC108014278 gene encoding heat shock factor-binding protein 1 has translation MTDLRNEMDSDLDQNYSLNSNADPKNMQELTIYVQNLLQNVQDKFQTMSDQIITRIDDMGNRIDDLEKSIADLMNQAGIEGQGPEK, from the exons ATGACCGATCTGCGCAACGAGATGGACAGCGATCTGGACCAGAACTACTCCCTGAACAGCAACGCGGACCCCAAGAACATGCAGGAGCTGACCATATAC GTACAAAATCTGTTGCAGAATGTGCAGGACAAGTTCCAGACGATGTCCGACCAGATAATAACGCGCATCGACGACATGGGCAACCGCATCGACGACCTGGAGAAGAGCATCGCGGATTTGATGAACCAGGCCGGGATCGAGGGTCAGGGCCCGGAGAAATGA
- the Trm1 gene encoding tRNA (guanine(26)-N(2))-dimethyltransferase encodes MEVEEEKPQIIAENPNETVIRERNAEIVSGGNVFYNPVQEFNRDLSIAVLNVYFRRLAKERIEKAIKKQRRKVKEEDEGKPSPVPDDQSVYVAGTRYEDGLRILEALAATGLRSIRYAQEIAGVRQIVANDLSRQAVASINTNIRHNKVEELIEPSHSDAMTLMYLSTHPEKRFDAVDLDPYGCPNRFLDGAMQCLVDGGLLLVTATDMAVLAGNAPEACYVKYGSVPLRMKCCHEMALRILLHCIESHANRHGKYIEPLLSISADFYVRIFVRVYVGQAQCKLSMSKQSWIYQCTGCETFTLQPLGTTKPNPTAGNPQQLKFGIPTGPAVNSQCEHCGHRHHLGGPIWSAPIHNPEFVQDLLKTVQETPLQSLGTQRRIVGVLSMVQEELHDVPLYYTPDKLCCVLKLEIVPMLKFRSAILHAGYRVSYSHASKNSLKTDAPPAVLWDILRSWSKRHPVNPERMISGTPLQAILSKEGTADYEFDDLHPEANPKSRKSALSRFQENPTPHWGPGTRATIMIGENKLPKSYRNQNKKQRHKASQQQPEEDQKDGPQAVEDDGEAKHPAKQAKLEATA; translated from the exons ATGGAAGTCGAGGAGGAAAAACCGCAG ATAATTGCGGAGAACCCCAACGAGACCGTGATCCGTGAACGCAATGCGGAGATCGTTTCCGGCGGCAATGTATTTTACAATCCTGTGCAGGAATTCAATCGAGATCTGAGCATCGCGGTTTTGAATGTTTACTTTCGGAGATTAGCAAAGGAAAGGATCGAAAAGGCGATCAAAAAGCAGCGGAGGAAGGTAAAAGAGGAGGACGAAGGAAAACCCTCTCCCGTCCCCGACGATCAATCCGTTTATGTGGCAGGCACTCGCTATGAGGATGGACTTCGGATCCTCGAGGCCCTCGCAGCCACCGGCTTGCGCAGCATCCGCTACGCCCAAGAAATCGCCGGAGTACGCCAGATTGTGGCCAACGACCTTTCCCGCCAGGCGGTGGCCTCTATCAACACGAACATCCGACACAACAAAGTGGAGGAGCTGATCGAGCCCAGTCACTCGGATGCCAT GACCCTCATGTATCTTTCGACTCACCCCGAAAAACGCTTCGATGCTGTGGACCTCGATCCGTACGGATGCCCCAATCGCTTCCTGGACGGGGCTATGCAGTGCCTAGTAGACGGCGGTCTGCTGCTGGTGACAGCCACCGATATGGCCGTGCTGGCCGGAAATGCTCCGGAAGCATGCTACGTTAAATACGGGTCGGTGCCCCTGCGGATGAAGTGCTGCCATGAGATGGCATTAAGAATCCTGCTTCACTGCATCGAGAGCCATGCCAACAGGCACGGCAAGTACATTGAGCCGCTCCTGAGCATCTCCGCGGACTTCTACGTCCGGATATTTGTTCGAGTGTATGTCGGACAGGCCCAGTGCAAGCTGTCGATGAGTAAGCAGTCTTGGATATACCAGTGCACCGGTTGCGAGACTTTTACCCTTCAGCCTTTGGGCACCACTAAGCCCAATCCCACGGCGGGTAATCCGCAGCAACTAAAATTCGGGATACCGACAGGTCCGGCGGTTAACTCGCAGTGCGAGCATTGCGGTCACAGGCACCACCTAGGTGGACCCATATGGTCAGCTCCGATTCACAACCCAGAGTTCGTCCAGGATCTGTTGAAGACCGTGCAGGAAACACCGTTGCAATCCCTGGGCACCCAAAGGAGAATCGTTGGAGTGCTTTCCATGGTACAAGAGGAACTGCATGATGTCCCACTTTACTATACTCCGGACAAACTATGCTGTGTGCTTAAGCTGGAGATTGTACCCATGCTGAAGTTCCGCTCTGCCATCCTACATGCAGGCTATCGAGTCTCCTACTCACATGCCTCGAAGAACTCGTTGAAAACCGATGCCCCGCCAGCGGTGTTGTGGGACATCCTGCGTAGCTGGAGCAAGAGGCATCCGGTGAATCCCGAGAGAATGATTTCCGGAACTCCTCTGCAGGCCATACTTTCGAAGGAAGGCACCGCAGACTACGAGTTTGATGACCTTCACCCGGAGGCCAATCCCAAAAGCCGCAAATCTGCACTATCGCGTTTCCAGGAGAATCCAACACCCCATTGGGGACCAGGCACCAGAGCCACTATTAT GATTGGCGAAAATAAACTGCCCAAAAGCTACCGCAACCAGAACAAGAAGCAGCGTCACAAAGCTTCGCAACAGCAGCCGGAGGAGGACCAGAAGGATGGCCCACAAGCGGTGGAGGATGATGGTGAGGCAAAGCACCCCGCCAAGCAGGCCAAGCTGGAGGCGACTGCGTGA
- the LOC108014274 gene encoding cilia- and flagella-associated protein 276: MIQYDTVQVKNVSWQPELHTEGTYVCSFPEPPPPEPHLNPGTWHGHLEPYQRLFYHQTMNSVRSSKRYRANPNVPKDGLDFSLQSRYDHTREAFPDKVDYVMQRETCRAISSWSAPGASKEIGAQLKSFRVLRNTRFIRRKQEDVLGHPLRIGGCKEKIHPHSVKLICSGVHNQLVNNGFSRQTSDGNFFRY, encoded by the exons ATGATTCAATACGATACTGTGCAGGTCAAAAATGTGTCCTG GCAGCCTGAACTGCACACGGAGGGCACCTATGTGTGCTCCTTTCCGGAGCCTCCGCCGCCGGAGCCTCACTTGAATCCAGGCACTTGGCATGGTCATCTGGAGCCGTATCAGCGGCTTTTCTATCACCAGACGATGAACTCGGTGCGCTCGAGCAAGCGATACCGTGCCAACCCGAACGTCCCGAAGGACGGTCTAGATTTCTCGCTGCAGTCACGCTACGACCATACCCGTGAAGCCTTTCCGGACAAGGTTGATTACGTGATGCAACGGGAGACGTGCCGCGCCATAAGCAGCTGGTCGGCTCCCGGGGCCTCCAAGGAAATTGGGGCCCAGCTCAAGTCATTTCGAGTCTTACGCAACACTCGGTTTATTCGGCGCAAACAGGAGGATGTTCTTGGCCATCCTCTTCGCATTG GCGGTTGTAAGGAAAAAATCCACCCGCACAGCGTCAAGTTAATTTGCAGCGGCGTCCACAACCAGCTGGTCAACAACGGATTCTCGCGCCAGACCTCCGACGGCAACTTCTTCCGCTATTAG
- the SC35 gene encoding serine/arginine-rich splicing factor 2 produces the protein MSNGGGAGGLGAARPPPRIDGMVSLKVDNLTYRTTPEDLRRVFERCGEVGDIYIPRDRYTRESRGFAFVRFYDKRDAEDALEAMDGRMLDGRELRVQMARYGRPSSPTRSSSGRRGGGGGGGSGGRRRSRSRSPMRRRSRSPRRRSYSRSRSAGSHSPERRSKFSRSPVRGDSRNGIGSGTAALGTAASRSRSRS, from the exons ATGAGTAACGGTGGAGGTGCCGGGGGATTGGGCGCAGCGCGTCCGCCTCCCAGAATCGATGGAATGGTCTCGCTAAAG GTCGACAATCTCACATACCGCACTACGCCGGAGGACCTGCGTCGGGTCTTCGAGAGATGCGGCGAGGTGGGCGACATCTACATACCCAGGGATCGCTACACACGCGAGAGCCGTGGATTCGCCTTTGTGCG CTTCTATGACAAACGCGATGCCGAGGACGCACTGGAGGCCATGGACGGTCGCATGTTGGACGGCAGGGAGCTCCGTGTCCAGATGGCTCGATACGGCCGCCCGTCGTCGCCCACTCGCAGTTCCAGCGGTCGTCgtggcggaggaggaggaggtggatCCGGCGGACGTCGTCGCTCACGATCTCGCTCTCCGATGCGTCGCCGGTCTCGCAGCCCGCGCCGCCGCTCCTACTCTCGCTCCCGCTCGGCAGGTAGCCATTCGCCGGAGCGCCGATCCAAGTTCTCGCGCAGTCCAGTGCGCGGTGACAGCCGCAACGGAATCGGAAGCGGGACCGCGGCACTGGGCACAGCCGCGTCTCGCAGCCGCAGTCGCTCCTAA
- the eRF3 gene encoding eukaryotic peptide chain release factor GTP-binding subunit ERF3A isoform X1, whose translation MAAQENTEISTKFSTLNVNAVEFVPSFSYNNVVAAAEEAVAIVAAEEAAAAAADPGPASGSATPATTPDSVGSGGSTAGAAPPPPSTAQAATAAGAPPPTSSSNSASPAPGSPATTPSGAASAAPTPIEGLNPSDKVANNETDPADSWDVDDAVITPEDEEVEDAEFTEGEATPKVSKKKVVKVEENRSKREHVNVVFIGHVDAGKSTIGGQIMSLTGMVDKRTLEKYEREAREKSRESWYLSWALDTNQEERDKGKTVEVGRAFFETDRKHFTILDAPGHKSFVPNMIGGAAQADLAVLVISARKGEFETGFDRGGQTREHAMLAKTAGVKHLVVLVNKMDDPTVSWDQSRYNECKDKILPYLKKLGFNPAKDLTFMPCSGLSGYGLKDQVPETLCSWYRGPAFIPFIDELPSLNRKSDGPFIMPIVDKYKDMGTVVMGKVESGMARKGQNLLVMPNRTQVAVDQLFSDDFEVTSVGPGENVKIKLKGIEEEDVSPGFVLCDAANPIKTGKIFDAQVVILEHKSIICAGYSAVMHIHCAAEEVTVKALICLVDKKTGDKSKTRPRFVKQDQVAIMRIECSGMICLEQFKLFPQMGRFTLRDENKTIAIGKVLKVVE comes from the exons ATGGCCGCCCAGGAAAACACGGAGATCAGCACAAAGTTCTCCACGCTAAACGTGAACGCCGTGGAATTCGTGCCCAGTTTCAGTTACAACAACGTCGTGGCCGCGGCAGAGGAGGCGGTGGCAATTGTGGCAGCGGAGGAggcagcagcggcggcggcggacCCGGGTCCCGCCTCCGGATCAGCCACGCCAGCCACCACACCCGACTCCGTCGGCAGCGGGGGATCCACAGCGGGGGCAGCTCCCCCTCCCCCATCTACGGCACAGGCGGCGACTGCGGCGGGGGCACCACCACCCACATCGTCCTCCAACTCCGCATCGCCAGCACCGGGTTCTCCAGCCACCACGCCTTCTGGAGCAGCATCGGCGGCTCCAACGCCCATCGAAGGTCTCAACCCCTCGGACAAAGTCGCAAACAATG AAACCGATCCCGCTGACAGCTGGGATGTGGACGATGCAGTGATCACGCCTGAGGACGAGGAGGTGGAGGATGCCGAGTTCACGGAGGGCGAGGCCACGCCCAAGGTGTCCAAGAagaaggtggtcaaggtggaggaaAACAGAAGCAAGCGCGAGCACGTGAATGTTGTGTTCATCGGCCACGTTG ATGCTGGCAAATCAACGATTGGCGGACAGATCATGTCCCTCACAGGCATGGTGGACAAGCGGACGCTGGAAAAGTACGAGCGGGAGGCGCGCGAGAAGTCGCGCGAGAGTTGGTACTTGTCGTGGGCGCTGGACACCAACCAGGAGGAGCGCGACAAGGGCAAGACTGTGGAGGTGGGACGAGCCTTTTTCGAGACAGACCGCAAGCACTTCACCATCCTGGACGCGCCCGGTCACAAGAGCTTCGTGCCGAACATGATCGGTGGAGCGGCGCAGGCCGATCTCGCAGTGCTGGTCATCTCGGCGCGAAAGGGTGAATTCGAAACGGGCTTCGACCGTGGTGGTCAGACCCGAGAGCACGCCATGTTGGCCAAGACCGCCGGCGTCAAGCATCTGGTCGTGCTGGTCAACAAAATGGATGACCCCACCGTCAGTTGGGATCAGTCGCGCTACAACGAATGCAAAGACAAGATACTACCATACCTCAAGAAGCTGGGCTTCAACCCGGCCAAGGACCTTACCTTTATGCCTTGCTCGGGCCTCAGCGGCTACGGCCTGAAGGACCAAGTCCCGGAGACGCTGTGCTCCTGGTACCGGGGGCCCGCCTTCATTCCGTTCATCGACGAGCTGCCCTCACTCAACCGCAAGTCTGACGGGCCCTTTATCATGCCAATCGTGGACAAGTATAAGGACATGGGCACCGTGGTGATGGGCAAGGTTGAGTCCGGAATGGCGCGCAAGGGCCAGAACCTGTTGGTGATGCCAAATAGG ACGCAAGTCGCTGTGGACCAGTTGTTCTCCGACGACTTCGAAGTCACATCTGTTGGCCCCGGCGAGAACGTCAAGATCAAGCTGAAA GGAATTGAAGAGGAGGATGTTTCGCCAGGGTTTGTGCTCTGCGACGCGGCTAATCCCATCAAGACGGGAAAAATCTTTGATGCTCAGGTCGTAATCTTAGAACACAAATCAATTATCTGTGCGGGTTACTCGGCTGTTATGCACATACACTGCGCTGCCGAAGAGGTTACAGTTAAG GCCCTCATCTGTTTGGTCGACAAAAAGACTGGCGACAAATCAAAAACACGTCCACGGTTCGTAAAGCAGGATCAGGTTGCAATTATGCGAATTGAGTGCTCCGGAATGATTTGCCTTGAACAGTTTAAGCTATTCCCTCAAATGGGCCGTTTCACGCTCAGAGATGAAA ACAAAACCATTGCCATTGGCAAGGTGCTGAAGGTGGTCGAATAA
- the eRF3 gene encoding eukaryotic peptide chain release factor GTP-binding subunit ERF3A isoform X2: MRRNHETDPADSWDVDDAVITPEDEEVEDAEFTEGEATPKVSKKKVVKVEENRSKREHVNVVFIGHVDAGKSTIGGQIMSLTGMVDKRTLEKYEREAREKSRESWYLSWALDTNQEERDKGKTVEVGRAFFETDRKHFTILDAPGHKSFVPNMIGGAAQADLAVLVISARKGEFETGFDRGGQTREHAMLAKTAGVKHLVVLVNKMDDPTVSWDQSRYNECKDKILPYLKKLGFNPAKDLTFMPCSGLSGYGLKDQVPETLCSWYRGPAFIPFIDELPSLNRKSDGPFIMPIVDKYKDMGTVVMGKVESGMARKGQNLLVMPNRTQVAVDQLFSDDFEVTSVGPGENVKIKLKGIEEEDVSPGFVLCDAANPIKTGKIFDAQVVILEHKSIICAGYSAVMHIHCAAEEVTVKALICLVDKKTGDKSKTRPRFVKQDQVAIMRIECSGMICLEQFKLFPQMGRFTLRDENKTIAIGKVLKVVE, encoded by the exons ATGCGCAGGAATCACG AAACCGATCCCGCTGACAGCTGGGATGTGGACGATGCAGTGATCACGCCTGAGGACGAGGAGGTGGAGGATGCCGAGTTCACGGAGGGCGAGGCCACGCCCAAGGTGTCCAAGAagaaggtggtcaaggtggaggaaAACAGAAGCAAGCGCGAGCACGTGAATGTTGTGTTCATCGGCCACGTTG ATGCTGGCAAATCAACGATTGGCGGACAGATCATGTCCCTCACAGGCATGGTGGACAAGCGGACGCTGGAAAAGTACGAGCGGGAGGCGCGCGAGAAGTCGCGCGAGAGTTGGTACTTGTCGTGGGCGCTGGACACCAACCAGGAGGAGCGCGACAAGGGCAAGACTGTGGAGGTGGGACGAGCCTTTTTCGAGACAGACCGCAAGCACTTCACCATCCTGGACGCGCCCGGTCACAAGAGCTTCGTGCCGAACATGATCGGTGGAGCGGCGCAGGCCGATCTCGCAGTGCTGGTCATCTCGGCGCGAAAGGGTGAATTCGAAACGGGCTTCGACCGTGGTGGTCAGACCCGAGAGCACGCCATGTTGGCCAAGACCGCCGGCGTCAAGCATCTGGTCGTGCTGGTCAACAAAATGGATGACCCCACCGTCAGTTGGGATCAGTCGCGCTACAACGAATGCAAAGACAAGATACTACCATACCTCAAGAAGCTGGGCTTCAACCCGGCCAAGGACCTTACCTTTATGCCTTGCTCGGGCCTCAGCGGCTACGGCCTGAAGGACCAAGTCCCGGAGACGCTGTGCTCCTGGTACCGGGGGCCCGCCTTCATTCCGTTCATCGACGAGCTGCCCTCACTCAACCGCAAGTCTGACGGGCCCTTTATCATGCCAATCGTGGACAAGTATAAGGACATGGGCACCGTGGTGATGGGCAAGGTTGAGTCCGGAATGGCGCGCAAGGGCCAGAACCTGTTGGTGATGCCAAATAGG ACGCAAGTCGCTGTGGACCAGTTGTTCTCCGACGACTTCGAAGTCACATCTGTTGGCCCCGGCGAGAACGTCAAGATCAAGCTGAAA GGAATTGAAGAGGAGGATGTTTCGCCAGGGTTTGTGCTCTGCGACGCGGCTAATCCCATCAAGACGGGAAAAATCTTTGATGCTCAGGTCGTAATCTTAGAACACAAATCAATTATCTGTGCGGGTTACTCGGCTGTTATGCACATACACTGCGCTGCCGAAGAGGTTACAGTTAAG GCCCTCATCTGTTTGGTCGACAAAAAGACTGGCGACAAATCAAAAACACGTCCACGGTTCGTAAAGCAGGATCAGGTTGCAATTATGCGAATTGAGTGCTCCGGAATGATTTGCCTTGAACAGTTTAAGCTATTCCCTCAAATGGGCCGTTTCACGCTCAGAGATGAAA ACAAAACCATTGCCATTGGCAAGGTGCTGAAGGTGGTCGAATAA
- the eRF3 gene encoding eukaryotic peptide chain release factor GTP-binding subunit ERF3A isoform X3 yields the protein MSKGAGSRYIYSKKPSTSQWRKKTDPADSWDVDDAVITPEDEEVEDAEFTEGEATPKVSKKKVVKVEENRSKREHVNVVFIGHVDAGKSTIGGQIMSLTGMVDKRTLEKYEREAREKSRESWYLSWALDTNQEERDKGKTVEVGRAFFETDRKHFTILDAPGHKSFVPNMIGGAAQADLAVLVISARKGEFETGFDRGGQTREHAMLAKTAGVKHLVVLVNKMDDPTVSWDQSRYNECKDKILPYLKKLGFNPAKDLTFMPCSGLSGYGLKDQVPETLCSWYRGPAFIPFIDELPSLNRKSDGPFIMPIVDKYKDMGTVVMGKVESGMARKGQNLLVMPNRTQVAVDQLFSDDFEVTSVGPGENVKIKLKGIEEEDVSPGFVLCDAANPIKTGKIFDAQVVILEHKSIICAGYSAVMHIHCAAEEVTVKALICLVDKKTGDKSKTRPRFVKQDQVAIMRIECSGMICLEQFKLFPQMGRFTLRDENKTIAIGKVLKVVE from the exons ATGAGTAAGGGCGCCGGTTCTCGCTACATTTACTCCAAGAAACCATCGACGTCGCAGTGGAGAAAAA AAACCGATCCCGCTGACAGCTGGGATGTGGACGATGCAGTGATCACGCCTGAGGACGAGGAGGTGGAGGATGCCGAGTTCACGGAGGGCGAGGCCACGCCCAAGGTGTCCAAGAagaaggtggtcaaggtggaggaaAACAGAAGCAAGCGCGAGCACGTGAATGTTGTGTTCATCGGCCACGTTG ATGCTGGCAAATCAACGATTGGCGGACAGATCATGTCCCTCACAGGCATGGTGGACAAGCGGACGCTGGAAAAGTACGAGCGGGAGGCGCGCGAGAAGTCGCGCGAGAGTTGGTACTTGTCGTGGGCGCTGGACACCAACCAGGAGGAGCGCGACAAGGGCAAGACTGTGGAGGTGGGACGAGCCTTTTTCGAGACAGACCGCAAGCACTTCACCATCCTGGACGCGCCCGGTCACAAGAGCTTCGTGCCGAACATGATCGGTGGAGCGGCGCAGGCCGATCTCGCAGTGCTGGTCATCTCGGCGCGAAAGGGTGAATTCGAAACGGGCTTCGACCGTGGTGGTCAGACCCGAGAGCACGCCATGTTGGCCAAGACCGCCGGCGTCAAGCATCTGGTCGTGCTGGTCAACAAAATGGATGACCCCACCGTCAGTTGGGATCAGTCGCGCTACAACGAATGCAAAGACAAGATACTACCATACCTCAAGAAGCTGGGCTTCAACCCGGCCAAGGACCTTACCTTTATGCCTTGCTCGGGCCTCAGCGGCTACGGCCTGAAGGACCAAGTCCCGGAGACGCTGTGCTCCTGGTACCGGGGGCCCGCCTTCATTCCGTTCATCGACGAGCTGCCCTCACTCAACCGCAAGTCTGACGGGCCCTTTATCATGCCAATCGTGGACAAGTATAAGGACATGGGCACCGTGGTGATGGGCAAGGTTGAGTCCGGAATGGCGCGCAAGGGCCAGAACCTGTTGGTGATGCCAAATAGG ACGCAAGTCGCTGTGGACCAGTTGTTCTCCGACGACTTCGAAGTCACATCTGTTGGCCCCGGCGAGAACGTCAAGATCAAGCTGAAA GGAATTGAAGAGGAGGATGTTTCGCCAGGGTTTGTGCTCTGCGACGCGGCTAATCCCATCAAGACGGGAAAAATCTTTGATGCTCAGGTCGTAATCTTAGAACACAAATCAATTATCTGTGCGGGTTACTCGGCTGTTATGCACATACACTGCGCTGCCGAAGAGGTTACAGTTAAG GCCCTCATCTGTTTGGTCGACAAAAAGACTGGCGACAAATCAAAAACACGTCCACGGTTCGTAAAGCAGGATCAGGTTGCAATTATGCGAATTGAGTGCTCCGGAATGATTTGCCTTGAACAGTTTAAGCTATTCCCTCAAATGGGCCGTTTCACGCTCAGAGATGAAA ACAAAACCATTGCCATTGGCAAGGTGCTGAAGGTGGTCGAATAA